From Salvia splendens isolate huo1 chromosome 16, SspV2, whole genome shotgun sequence, a single genomic window includes:
- the LOC121772123 gene encoding mechanosensitive ion channel protein 2, chloroplastic-like isoform X2: MTVSGSLQLSLQLGICRSNGRSNRFRNPNANGRFCVSTDNLPSISLQHYSWSSNVSKRINRRVCTIPCRNNRLRCHCFLNLGAPLDTNCVKNATLTLARSFNRLQGSPLVIKLASAVGIIIFAVWGLGPLVRLSRNILFHKGDNTWKKSSTYQITTSYIQPLLLWTGAIIICRALDPVTIPTEAGQVVKQRLLNFVRSLSTVLGFAYCLSSLILQAQKIAMETNDTTDTRNMGFQFAGKAIYTAVWVAAVSLFMELLGFSTQKWLTAGGLGTVLLTLAGREIFTNFLSSAMIHATRPFVVNEWIQTKIEGYDVSGTVEHVGWWSPTIVRGEDREAVHIPNHKFTVNVVRNLTQKTHWRIKTHLAISHLDVSKINNIVADMRKVLAKNPQVEQQKLHRRVFLDNINPENQALMIMVSCFVKTSHFEEYLCVKEAILLDLLRVIRHHRARLATPIRTVQKVFTDADLDSVPFSETMYNRGGVSNRQVLLIEPSYKVNGEEKPKNQARPARANVEEDIKGTSAKPVPDSKVEAKGETNLSTDSKSRTPTSDDKEKDAQKLDTKADSEAGKAPKVETKEDLKTAPKSSSDPKLSSSAKTVVNTDSKSIEEPSPTADSSSKQPQKVGQDASSICSPELGGRRSDNAYSTSHLKQAAQTPATKPPMEENIVLGVALDGSKRTLPIEEEMVPPPTPEDTKELATLRSGNGPAVAEEKLKNDSKRPNTPGSPSNEQSDQ, translated from the exons atgactGTTTCTGGCTCTCTGCAACTCTCTCTGCAGCTCGGAATTTGCCGGAGCAATGGGCGTAGTAACAGATTTAGG AATCCGAATGCCAATGGCAGATTCTGTGTATCCACCGATAATCTACCCTCAATTTCACTG CAACACTATTCTTGGAGTTCGAATGTTTCAAAGAGAATAAATAGAAGAGTATGCACCATTCCTTGTAGAAATAACCGGCTTAGGTGCCATTGTTTTTTAAATCTAGGCGCGCCTTTGGACACTAACTGTGTAAAGAATGCAACCTTGACATTAGCAAG ATCATTTAATCGTTTGCAAGGAAGTCCCCTTGTCATTAAATTGGCTTCAGCAGTCGGTATTATCATCTTTGCTGTATGGGGTCTTGGGCCACTTGTGCGACTTAGCAGAAACATACTCTTCCAC AAGGGTGATAATACATGGAAAAAGAGTAGTACTTATCAAATTACAACATCTTATATTCAACCATTGCTACTATGGACAGGAGCAATTATCATTTGCAG AGCATTGGATCCAGTAACTATTCCCACAGAAGCTGGTCAGGTTGTTAAACAAAGACTCCTTAATTTTGTCAGATCTTTATCAACAGTGTTGGGCTTCGCATATTGTCTATCAAG TCTGATCCTACAAGCACAAAAAATTGCAATGGAGACAAATGATACCACAGATACTAGAAAT ATGGGTTTTCAGTTTGCTGGCAAAGCTATATATACAGCTGTGTGGGTTGCGGCTGTATCATTGTTTATGGAGCTGTTAGGTTTCTCAACTCAAAAATGGCTCACAGCTGGGGGTCTGGGGACGGTCCTGCTCACCCTAGCTGGACGTGAG ATCTTTACAAATTTTCTTTCAAGTGCAATGATTCATGCTACCCGGCCATTCGTTGTGAATGAGTGGATTCAGACCAAGATTGAAGGTTATGATGTTTCTGGGACAGTTGAG CATGTAGGATGGTGGTCGCCAACAATTGTAAGAGGCGAAGATCGCGAAGCTGTCCACATTCCCAACCACAAGTTTACTGTGAATGTTGTGAGAAATCTCACTCAGAAAACTCATTGGCGTATTAAAACCCACCTAGCCATCAGTCATCTGGATGTAAGCAAAATTAAT AACATTGTAGCTGATATGCGCAAGGTATTGGCAAAGAATCCTCAAGTGGAACAACAGAAATTGCACAGAAGAGTATTCTTGGACAATATTAATCCTGAAAATCAGGCGCTCATG ATAATGGTCTCATGCTTTGTGAAGACCTCACATTTTGAAGAGTATTTATGTGTTAAG GAAGCTATTCTGCTTGATCTACTCAGAGTCATCAGGCACCATCGTGCTCGACTAGCCACTCCCATCCGCACAGTTCAGAAAGTATTTACTGATGCGGACCTGGACAGTGTACCATTTTCAGAAACTATGTACAACCGAGGGGGAGTTTCAAATCGCCAAGTGCTATTGATTGAACCATCTTATAAAGTCAATGGGGAGGAAAAGCCCAAAAATCAAGCTCGACCAGCAAGAGCGAATGTGGAGGAAGATATCAAGGGAACATCTGCGAAGCCAGTACCAGACAGTAAGGTAGAAGCTAAGGGTGAAACAAATTTAAGCACTGATTCTAAATCCAGAACACCAACATCTGATGATAAGGAGAAAGACGCGCAAAAATTAGATACCAAAGCTGATTCCGAGGCTGGAAAAGCGCCTAAAGTTGAGACAAAGGAGGATCTGAAGACGGCTCCAAAATCCTCATCTGACCCTAAACTCAGTAGCAGTGCAAAAACTGTTGTGAACACTGACAGCAAGTCTATCGAAGAACCAAGTCCAACAGCTGATAGTTCTTCTAAGCAACCACAAAAGGTTGGGCAAGATGCAAGCTCAATCTGCTCACCGGAGTTGGGTGGCAGAAGATCAGACAATGCCTATTCTACTTCACATTTGAAGCAAGCTGCACAGACACCCGCAACTAAGCCGCCTATGGAAGAGAACATAGTCCTCGGGGTTGCACTGGATGGCTCGAAGAGGACCCTTCCCATTGAGGAAGAAATGGTTCCCCCACCAACTCCAGAAGACACAAAGGAGTTGGCCACGTTGCGTAGTGGCAATGGGCCAGCAGTAGCTGAGGAGAAATTGAAAAACGATAGTAAGAGACCGAACACCCCTGGCTCTCCTAGTAACGAGCAGTCGGATCAGTAA
- the LOC121772352 gene encoding O-fucosyltransferase 31-like has protein sequence MREGCHSHIHSYKGGGGTMAGALLLLLPLLFPSLFTTFSHAFPSLLSEWNAPKPQHSRLLKSALERQTSAELQADLWRPSANQGWKPCLQQVSTSTLPEKSQGYIQVFLDGGLNQQRMGICDAVALAKILNATLIIPHLEVNPVWKDSSTFEEIFDVDHFINVLKDDISIVKELPDEYFWSTREYYAEAIRANRIKTAPVHASANWYLENVSPVLQSYGIAAVAPFSHRLAFDNMPKDIQRLRCKVNFQALVFVPHIRDLGNTLVSRLRHPPTTDEADSSNYLTDSKDKQGSGKFVVLHLRFDKDMAAHSACDFGGGKAEKLALAKYRQVIWQGRVLNSQFTDEELRSQGRCPLTPEEIGLLLAALGFDNSTRLYLASHKVYGGEARISTLHSLFPLMEDKKSLASSEERAKIKGKASLLAAVDYYVSMHSNIFISASPGNMHNAMVGHRTYENMKTIRPNMALLGQLFLNKSLTWPEFQEAVVEGHKSRQGILRLRRSQQSIYTYPAPDCMCSA, from the exons ATGAGGGAGGGTTGTCATTCTCACATTCACAGCTAcaaaggaggaggaggaaccatGGCTGGAGCCCTTTTGCTGCTGCTGCCCCTTCTCTTTCCCAGCCTTTTCACTACTTTCAGCCATGCCTTTCCCTCACTTCTCTCG GAGTGGAATGCTCCAAAGCCGCAACATTCTCGTTTACTTAAGAGTGCTCTGGAACGCCAAACT TCTGCGGAGCTACAAGCTGATCTATGGAGGCCTTCTGCCAACCAAGGATGGAAACCTTGTCTTCAACAAGTCAGTACATCGA CGTTGCCAGAGAAATCTCAAGGCTATATTCAGGTGTTCCTCGATGGAGGACTAAACCAGCAGAGAATGGGT ATTTGTGATGCAGTTGCTCTTGCTAAAATTTTGAATGCAACACTCATAATTCCGCATCTTGAAGTAAATCCTGTTTGGAAAGATTCAAG CACATTTGAGGAAATTTTCGACGTCGACCACTTCATTAATGTACTGAAAGACGACATATCTATTGTAAAAGAGTTGCCTGATGAGTACTTTTGGAGCACTCGGGAGTACTATGCCGAAGCAATTCGTGCTAACAGAATAAAGACTGCACCTGTTCATGCTTCAGCAAACTGGTATCTGGAAAATGTCTCGCCCGTCCTGCAAAG CTACGGGATTGCTGCAGTTGCACCCTTTTCTCACCGTCTGGCTTTTGACAATATGCCCAAAGACATCCAGAGGCTACGGTGTAAGGTCAACTTCCAGGCTCTAGTCTTCGTTCCTCACATTAGGGATCTGGGCAACACCCTTGTCAGTCGTCTGAGACATCCTCCCACCACAGACGAAGCTGACAGTAGTAACTACCTAACCGATTCAAAAGACAAACAAGGGAGTGGAAAATTTGTTGTCCTCCACCTTCGTTTCGACAAG GATATGGCTGCCCACTCAGCTTGTGACTTCGGTGGAGGTAAAGCCGAGAAACTAGCCCTTGCCAAGTATCGACAGGTTATTTGGCAGGGAAGGGTGTTGAATTCTCAATTCACTGATGAGGAGTTGAGGAGCCAGGGGCGGTGCCCGTTGACTCCAGAAGAGATCGGATTGCTACTAGCGGCTTTAGGGTTCGACAACAGCACTCGCTTGTACCTTGCTTCGCACAAG GTATATGGCGGGGAAGCGAGGATCTCGACGTTGCATAGTTTGTTTCCTCTTATGGAAGATAAAAAGAGCCTTGCATCTTCAGAGGAGAGAGCTAAAATCAAAGGAAAGGCTTCACTATTAGCTGCGGTCGATTACTATGTCAGCATGCACAGCAATATCTTCATCTCCGCCTCCCCGGGAAACATGCACAATGCCATG GTTGGCCATCggacgtacgagaatatgaagaCTATAAGGCCGAACATGGCGCTTTTAGGGCAGCTTTTCTTGAACAAGAGCCTGACATGGCCGGAGTTTCAGGAGGCGGTCGTGGAAGGGCATAAAAGTCGGCAAGGGATACTCCGACTGAGGAGGTCCCAACAGTCTATCTATACGTACCCTGCTCCGGACTGTATGTGCAGCGCTTGA
- the LOC121771063 gene encoding B3 domain-containing protein Os04g0386900-like — protein MSAPSKEVCGMNEGKRGGDGVGVGCSLSGNKDFFDVILSKTHVTSPRHLRPPSHILPKLPDVKVPLVVRHGDKQWQMMYIGDEKRPRLESGGWRRFVNDNDLKEGDACVFEVMESSTQILRLDVVIIRNTMYLPPALLSKIQSQGKTPETAIEL, from the exons ATGTCTGCCCCTTCAAAGGAG GTGTGTGGAATGAATGAAGGGAAAAGAGGTGGTGATggagttggagttgggtgtTCTCTCTCAGGGAACAAGGATTTCTTTGATGTTATTCTGTCAAAGACACATGTCACCTCCCCTCGTCACCTG CGTCCACCATCACATATTCTTCCCAAACTTCCGGATGTAAAGGTGCCTTTGGTAGTGAGGCACGGTGATAAGCAGTGGCAGATGATGTACATTGGAGACGAAAAGAGGCCGAGGTTGGAGAGTGGTGGTTGGAGAAGATTCGTGAATGATAATGATCTGAAAGAGGGAGATGCTTGCGTCTTTGAGGTGATGGAGTCGAGCACGCAGATTCTTAGGCTCGACGTTGTCATCATCAGGAACACCATGTATCTGCCGCCTGCACTGCTGTCAAAGATTCAATCCCAGGGCAAGACACCGGAGACAGCTATAGAGCTTTAA
- the LOC121772123 gene encoding mechanosensitive ion channel protein 2, chloroplastic-like isoform X1: protein MTVSGSLQLSLQLGICRSNGRSNRFRLQNPNANGRFCVSTDNLPSISLQHYSWSSNVSKRINRRVCTIPCRNNRLRCHCFLNLGAPLDTNCVKNATLTLARSFNRLQGSPLVIKLASAVGIIIFAVWGLGPLVRLSRNILFHKGDNTWKKSSTYQITTSYIQPLLLWTGAIIICRALDPVTIPTEAGQVVKQRLLNFVRSLSTVLGFAYCLSSLILQAQKIAMETNDTTDTRNMGFQFAGKAIYTAVWVAAVSLFMELLGFSTQKWLTAGGLGTVLLTLAGREIFTNFLSSAMIHATRPFVVNEWIQTKIEGYDVSGTVEHVGWWSPTIVRGEDREAVHIPNHKFTVNVVRNLTQKTHWRIKTHLAISHLDVSKINNIVADMRKVLAKNPQVEQQKLHRRVFLDNINPENQALMIMVSCFVKTSHFEEYLCVKEAILLDLLRVIRHHRARLATPIRTVQKVFTDADLDSVPFSETMYNRGGVSNRQVLLIEPSYKVNGEEKPKNQARPARANVEEDIKGTSAKPVPDSKVEAKGETNLSTDSKSRTPTSDDKEKDAQKLDTKADSEAGKAPKVETKEDLKTAPKSSSDPKLSSSAKTVVNTDSKSIEEPSPTADSSSKQPQKVGQDASSICSPELGGRRSDNAYSTSHLKQAAQTPATKPPMEENIVLGVALDGSKRTLPIEEEMVPPPTPEDTKELATLRSGNGPAVAEEKLKNDSKRPNTPGSPSNEQSDQ, encoded by the exons atgactGTTTCTGGCTCTCTGCAACTCTCTCTGCAGCTCGGAATTTGCCGGAGCAATGGGCGTAGTAACAGATTTAGG CTGCAGAATCCGAATGCCAATGGCAGATTCTGTGTATCCACCGATAATCTACCCTCAATTTCACTG CAACACTATTCTTGGAGTTCGAATGTTTCAAAGAGAATAAATAGAAGAGTATGCACCATTCCTTGTAGAAATAACCGGCTTAGGTGCCATTGTTTTTTAAATCTAGGCGCGCCTTTGGACACTAACTGTGTAAAGAATGCAACCTTGACATTAGCAAG ATCATTTAATCGTTTGCAAGGAAGTCCCCTTGTCATTAAATTGGCTTCAGCAGTCGGTATTATCATCTTTGCTGTATGGGGTCTTGGGCCACTTGTGCGACTTAGCAGAAACATACTCTTCCAC AAGGGTGATAATACATGGAAAAAGAGTAGTACTTATCAAATTACAACATCTTATATTCAACCATTGCTACTATGGACAGGAGCAATTATCATTTGCAG AGCATTGGATCCAGTAACTATTCCCACAGAAGCTGGTCAGGTTGTTAAACAAAGACTCCTTAATTTTGTCAGATCTTTATCAACAGTGTTGGGCTTCGCATATTGTCTATCAAG TCTGATCCTACAAGCACAAAAAATTGCAATGGAGACAAATGATACCACAGATACTAGAAAT ATGGGTTTTCAGTTTGCTGGCAAAGCTATATATACAGCTGTGTGGGTTGCGGCTGTATCATTGTTTATGGAGCTGTTAGGTTTCTCAACTCAAAAATGGCTCACAGCTGGGGGTCTGGGGACGGTCCTGCTCACCCTAGCTGGACGTGAG ATCTTTACAAATTTTCTTTCAAGTGCAATGATTCATGCTACCCGGCCATTCGTTGTGAATGAGTGGATTCAGACCAAGATTGAAGGTTATGATGTTTCTGGGACAGTTGAG CATGTAGGATGGTGGTCGCCAACAATTGTAAGAGGCGAAGATCGCGAAGCTGTCCACATTCCCAACCACAAGTTTACTGTGAATGTTGTGAGAAATCTCACTCAGAAAACTCATTGGCGTATTAAAACCCACCTAGCCATCAGTCATCTGGATGTAAGCAAAATTAAT AACATTGTAGCTGATATGCGCAAGGTATTGGCAAAGAATCCTCAAGTGGAACAACAGAAATTGCACAGAAGAGTATTCTTGGACAATATTAATCCTGAAAATCAGGCGCTCATG ATAATGGTCTCATGCTTTGTGAAGACCTCACATTTTGAAGAGTATTTATGTGTTAAG GAAGCTATTCTGCTTGATCTACTCAGAGTCATCAGGCACCATCGTGCTCGACTAGCCACTCCCATCCGCACAGTTCAGAAAGTATTTACTGATGCGGACCTGGACAGTGTACCATTTTCAGAAACTATGTACAACCGAGGGGGAGTTTCAAATCGCCAAGTGCTATTGATTGAACCATCTTATAAAGTCAATGGGGAGGAAAAGCCCAAAAATCAAGCTCGACCAGCAAGAGCGAATGTGGAGGAAGATATCAAGGGAACATCTGCGAAGCCAGTACCAGACAGTAAGGTAGAAGCTAAGGGTGAAACAAATTTAAGCACTGATTCTAAATCCAGAACACCAACATCTGATGATAAGGAGAAAGACGCGCAAAAATTAGATACCAAAGCTGATTCCGAGGCTGGAAAAGCGCCTAAAGTTGAGACAAAGGAGGATCTGAAGACGGCTCCAAAATCCTCATCTGACCCTAAACTCAGTAGCAGTGCAAAAACTGTTGTGAACACTGACAGCAAGTCTATCGAAGAACCAAGTCCAACAGCTGATAGTTCTTCTAAGCAACCACAAAAGGTTGGGCAAGATGCAAGCTCAATCTGCTCACCGGAGTTGGGTGGCAGAAGATCAGACAATGCCTATTCTACTTCACATTTGAAGCAAGCTGCACAGACACCCGCAACTAAGCCGCCTATGGAAGAGAACATAGTCCTCGGGGTTGCACTGGATGGCTCGAAGAGGACCCTTCCCATTGAGGAAGAAATGGTTCCCCCACCAACTCCAGAAGACACAAAGGAGTTGGCCACGTTGCGTAGTGGCAATGGGCCAGCAGTAGCTGAGGAGAAATTGAAAAACGATAGTAAGAGACCGAACACCCCTGGCTCTCCTAGTAACGAGCAGTCGGATCAGTAA